The following proteins are co-located in the Microbacterium sp. SORGH_AS_0888 genome:
- a CDS encoding LLM class flavin-dependent oxidoreductase, producing the protein MTRPQHFGWFLARGFGPHGWGQDAWAWNRDWTRADLYQESARTLEQAGFDLLIIEDAPSLGSPDTIDLRVRHAFGGPKHDPLLLAPYLFAATRHLGIVPTVNPAAILPYTAARQFATLHHLSGDRLGLNVVTDTGSARHFGAAPPLGHDAAYDRAEEWLTAIRALWRSWDEGALVQDVERGRYADGARMRPTRHRGEYFAFDGPLNAIPFEHGEPAIVSPGGSGRGLAFAGTNSDVQLALSPLDEHSVRRYRGRIHDAARAGGRAPEEIAILFAVQPVLVDSPEEADRIVAASLDPDDAVLREIARRQSSDLETDLTVLDLDAPLDPAIFADHVSHGSIRRLVGDRDADAPLRTLLAAQARAGRLSDGSGMVGTADEFADLVERLADWGNDGILLWGDLHPVTVHRTLDRLVPVLRRRGLLRTEYAGGGLKAELAAF; encoded by the coding sequence GTGACGCGACCCCAGCACTTCGGCTGGTTCCTCGCACGCGGGTTCGGACCGCACGGCTGGGGCCAGGACGCCTGGGCGTGGAACCGCGACTGGACCCGAGCCGACCTGTATCAGGAGTCCGCGCGGACGCTCGAGCAGGCGGGCTTCGATCTGCTCATCATCGAGGATGCGCCCTCCCTCGGATCCCCCGACACGATCGATCTCCGGGTACGCCACGCCTTCGGCGGCCCCAAGCACGATCCGCTCCTGCTCGCACCGTACCTGTTCGCGGCGACGCGGCATCTCGGGATCGTGCCGACCGTCAACCCCGCCGCGATCCTCCCGTACACGGCGGCGCGCCAGTTCGCGACGCTCCACCACCTCTCGGGCGACCGCCTGGGACTCAACGTCGTCACCGACACCGGCAGCGCCCGGCATTTCGGTGCCGCGCCTCCCCTCGGCCATGACGCCGCCTACGACCGTGCCGAGGAATGGCTCACCGCGATCCGCGCGCTCTGGCGCAGCTGGGACGAGGGCGCACTGGTCCAGGACGTCGAGCGCGGCCGGTACGCCGACGGCGCACGCATGCGCCCGACCAGGCACCGCGGTGAGTACTTCGCGTTCGACGGACCGCTCAACGCGATCCCGTTCGAACACGGCGAGCCCGCGATCGTCTCCCCCGGCGGGTCGGGACGCGGTCTCGCCTTCGCCGGCACGAACTCGGATGTCCAGCTGGCGCTCTCGCCCCTCGACGAGCACAGCGTCCGCCGCTACCGCGGCCGCATCCATGATGCGGCGCGCGCAGGTGGTCGCGCGCCGGAGGAGATCGCGATCCTGTTCGCCGTGCAGCCGGTCCTCGTCGACTCCCCCGAGGAGGCCGACCGGATCGTCGCCGCCTCACTCGACCCGGATGACGCGGTGCTGCGGGAGATCGCGCGCCGTCAGTCGAGCGACCTGGAGACGGATCTCACGGTCCTCGACCTCGACGCGCCCCTGGATCCCGCGATCTTCGCAGACCACGTCTCGCACGGCAGCATCCGACGGCTGGTGGGCGATCGCGACGCGGATGCGCCGCTGCGGACGCTTCTCGCGGCGCAGGCGCGGGCGGGCCGGCTGTCCGACGGCAGCGGCATGGTGGGCACGGCCGACGAGTTCGCGGACCTCGTCGAGCGGTTGGCGGACTGGGGCAACGACGGGATCCTGCTGTGGGGCGACCTGCACCCGGTGACGGTGCATCGCACCCTGGATCGGCTGGTGCCGGTCCTCCGCCGGCGCGGGCTGCTGCGCACGGAATACGCGGGCGGTGGCCTGAAAGCCGAGCTCGCCGCGTTCTGA
- a CDS encoding O-acetylhomoserine aminocarboxypropyltransferase/cysteine synthase family protein, with product MSETRRTAAAGFATRQVHAGTDWAEASPRALPIFLTAGFRFDDVDAAADHFRTGAGFGYTRTGNPTIDALERRLADLEGGAEAVFVASGQAAVSVALLALVGAGDHIVCANQVYEGTRGLLLDNLARLGIETTFVADVADPDAWRAARRPTTRAFFAESISNARNDVLDIAAISAVADEHGIPLVVDNTFATPYLLRPIEHGAAVVVHSASKFLAGQGAALGGVVVDDGRFDAGRSGSLFPHLVAASRSGGPSVAERHGGRARIGYLRETVAPRLGPSASPLNAFLVAQGVETLSLRVREQSRSALTIARWLAERPEVARVDYAGLPTHPHHPIARRYLPRGYGSVFQATLAGGEPAARRLIETLEVFTHMTHLGDVRSLVLHPASTSHAHLDETGREAVGVAPGTVRFSIGIEDADDLVADLERGLRAASLARPEVAVEVLG from the coding sequence ATGTCCGAGACCCGACGCACGGCCGCCGCCGGCTTCGCCACCCGGCAGGTGCACGCGGGCACCGACTGGGCGGAGGCGTCGCCCCGTGCGCTGCCGATCTTCCTCACCGCCGGCTTCCGGTTCGACGACGTCGATGCGGCCGCGGACCACTTCCGCACGGGTGCCGGCTTCGGCTACACCCGTACCGGGAACCCGACGATCGATGCGCTGGAACGCCGGCTCGCCGACCTGGAGGGCGGCGCGGAGGCCGTCTTCGTCGCGAGCGGGCAGGCCGCCGTGAGCGTCGCGCTGCTCGCTCTGGTCGGAGCGGGAGACCACATCGTGTGCGCGAACCAGGTGTACGAGGGAACCCGTGGCCTGCTGCTGGACAACCTCGCGCGCCTCGGGATCGAGACGACCTTCGTCGCCGACGTCGCCGACCCCGACGCGTGGCGCGCCGCACGGCGCCCGACGACGCGGGCGTTCTTCGCCGAGTCGATCTCGAACGCGCGCAACGACGTCCTCGACATCGCCGCGATCTCGGCGGTCGCGGACGAGCACGGCATCCCGCTGGTGGTGGACAACACCTTCGCGACGCCCTATCTGCTGCGCCCGATCGAGCACGGCGCCGCGGTCGTCGTGCATTCCGCGAGCAAGTTCCTCGCCGGGCAGGGCGCGGCCCTCGGCGGCGTGGTGGTCGACGACGGCCGCTTCGACGCCGGGCGCTCGGGCTCGCTGTTCCCGCACCTGGTGGCGGCCTCGCGATCGGGCGGGCCGAGCGTCGCCGAACGGCACGGCGGGCGCGCACGGATCGGCTACCTCCGGGAGACGGTCGCGCCACGTCTCGGGCCGAGCGCGTCGCCGCTGAACGCCTTCCTCGTCGCGCAGGGCGTCGAGACCCTGAGCCTGCGCGTGCGCGAGCAGTCGCGCAGCGCGCTCACGATCGCCCGCTGGCTCGCCGAGCGTCCCGAGGTCGCACGCGTCGACTACGCGGGCCTGCCGACGCATCCTCACCATCCGATCGCGCGCCGATACCTCCCGCGCGGCTACGGCTCCGTCTTCCAGGCCACCCTCGCCGGCGGCGAGCCCGCGGCACGGCGTCTCATCGAGACCCTCGAGGTGTTCACCCACATGACCCACCTCGGCGACGTCCGCTCCCTGGTGCTGCACCCGGCCTCGACGAGCCACGCCCATCTCGACGAGACCGGCCGGGAGGCGGTGGGCGTGGCACCCGGCACGGTGCGCTTCTCGATCGGCATCGAGGATGCGGACGATCTCGTCGCAGATCTCGAGCGCGGGCTGCGGGCGGCCTCGCTCGCCCGTCCCGAGGTCGCCGTGGAGGTGCTCGGGTGA
- the leuC gene encoding 3-isopropylmalate dehydratase large subunit, with protein MSISASDIPERPRTLAEKVWDNHLVVKGEDGQPDLIYIDLHLVHEVTSPQAFDGLRAEGRGLRRLDLTIATEDHNTPTLDIDKPIADLTSRTQIETLRRNAAEFGVRLHSLGDAEQGIVHVVGPQLGLTMPGITVVCGDSHTSTHGAFGAMAFGIGTSEVEHVMATQTLPLKPFKTMAITVEGELKPGVTAKDIILAVIAKIGTNGGQGYVLEYRGSAIRSLSMEGRMTMCNMSIEAGARAGMVAPDETTFAYLEGRPHAPKGQDWEDAVAYWRTLPSDEGAVYDAEVFLDADELEPFVTWGTNPGQGVSLSAAVPSPDDFDDPNERVAAERALQYMDLVPGTPLKDVAVDAVFMGSCTNSRIEDLRAFASIVRGRTKADGVRVMVVPGSARVRLEAEAEGLDKVFTDFGAEWRFAGCSMCLGMNPDQLAPGERCASTSNRNFEGRQGKGGRTHLVSPLVAAATAVLGRLASPADLDAKVSA; from the coding sequence ATGAGCATCTCTGCATCCGACATTCCCGAGCGCCCGCGCACGCTGGCCGAGAAGGTCTGGGACAACCACCTGGTCGTGAAAGGCGAGGACGGGCAACCCGACCTCATCTACATCGATCTCCACCTCGTGCACGAGGTCACCAGTCCGCAGGCCTTCGACGGCCTCCGTGCCGAGGGGCGCGGGCTGCGCCGACTCGACCTGACGATCGCGACCGAGGACCACAACACCCCGACGCTCGACATCGACAAGCCGATCGCCGACCTCACCAGCCGCACCCAGATCGAGACGCTGCGCCGCAACGCCGCGGAGTTCGGTGTGCGCCTCCACTCGCTGGGCGACGCGGAGCAGGGGATCGTGCACGTGGTCGGTCCGCAGCTCGGCCTCACGATGCCGGGGATCACGGTGGTCTGCGGCGACAGCCACACCTCGACCCATGGCGCCTTCGGCGCCATGGCCTTCGGGATCGGCACGAGCGAGGTCGAGCACGTCATGGCGACCCAGACGCTGCCGCTCAAGCCGTTCAAGACCATGGCCATCACGGTCGAGGGCGAGCTCAAGCCTGGGGTCACGGCGAAGGACATCATCCTCGCCGTCATCGCCAAGATCGGCACGAACGGCGGCCAGGGCTACGTTCTGGAGTACCGCGGCAGCGCGATCCGGTCCCTCTCGATGGAGGGGCGCATGACCATGTGCAACATGTCGATCGAAGCCGGTGCCCGCGCGGGCATGGTCGCCCCCGACGAGACGACCTTCGCGTACCTGGAGGGACGGCCGCATGCGCCGAAGGGCCAGGACTGGGAGGATGCCGTCGCCTACTGGCGGACGCTGCCCAGCGACGAGGGCGCCGTCTACGACGCAGAGGTGTTCCTCGACGCCGACGAGCTGGAGCCGTTCGTGACCTGGGGCACCAACCCCGGCCAGGGCGTCTCGCTGAGCGCGGCCGTCCCCTCGCCCGACGACTTCGACGACCCGAACGAGCGCGTCGCTGCCGAGCGTGCGCTGCAGTACATGGATCTCGTCCCCGGGACACCGCTGAAGGACGTCGCGGTGGACGCGGTCTTCATGGGCTCCTGCACCAACAGCCGCATCGAGGACCTCCGCGCCTTCGCGTCCATCGTGCGCGGTCGTACGAAGGCCGACGGCGTGCGCGTCATGGTGGTTCCCGGTTCCGCACGCGTGCGGCTCGAAGCGGAGGCGGAAGGCCTCGACAAGGTCTTCACCGACTTCGGTGCCGAGTGGCGTTTCGCGGGGTGCTCGATGTGCCTGGGCATGAACCCGGACCAGCTCGCCCCCGGCGAGCGGTGCGCCTCGACCTCGAACCGGAACTTCGAGGGCCGCCAGGGCAAGGGCGGACGCACGCACCTCGTGTCGCCGCTGGTCGCCGCGGCGACCGCCGTTCTCGGGCGACTGGCGAGCCCCGCCGACCTCGACGCGAAGGTGAGCGCCTGA
- the leuD gene encoding 3-isopropylmalate dehydratase small subunit gives MEKFSTHTGVAVPLRRSAVDTDQIIPAVYLKRVTKTGFEDALFANWRQDPEFVLNQPAYRSGSVLIAGPDFGTGSSREHAVWALRDYGFRVVLSPKFADIFRGNSGKQGLLTGVISEADLEALWAAIDAQPGIEITVDLQTREAVLGTLRVPFEIDDYTRWRLLEGLDDIGLTLRNEDEIAAYEARRESWKPRTLPIPSLPAQ, from the coding sequence ATGGAGAAGTTCTCGACCCACACGGGTGTCGCGGTGCCGCTGCGCCGCTCCGCCGTCGACACCGACCAGATCATCCCCGCGGTCTACCTCAAGCGCGTCACCAAGACCGGCTTCGAGGACGCGCTGTTCGCGAACTGGCGGCAGGACCCGGAGTTCGTGCTGAACCAGCCCGCCTACCGCTCGGGCTCCGTGCTCATCGCCGGACCCGACTTCGGCACCGGCTCGAGCCGCGAACACGCCGTGTGGGCGCTGCGCGACTACGGCTTCCGGGTCGTGCTGAGCCCGAAGTTCGCCGACATCTTCCGCGGCAACTCCGGCAAGCAGGGCCTTCTCACCGGCGTGATCTCGGAGGCGGACCTCGAGGCGCTCTGGGCCGCCATCGACGCACAGCCGGGGATCGAGATCACGGTCGACCTCCAGACACGCGAGGCCGTCCTGGGCACGCTCCGGGTCCCTTTCGAGATCGACGATTACACTAGGTGGCGGCTCCTGGAGGGGCTCGACGACATCGGGTTGACCCTCCGGAACGAAGACGAGATCGCCGCCTACGAGGCGCGACGCGAATCATGGAAGCCACGGACCCTACCGATCCCGTCGCTCCCCGCACAGTGA
- the murA gene encoding UDP-N-acetylglucosamine 1-carboxyvinyltransferase, whose amino-acid sequence MTLLGETISTNGAKQEGEILSIRGGQPLSGTVEVKGAKNLVTKAMVAALLGEEPSVLRDVPDISDVAVVRSLLEVHGVRVDEGPERGSLRLDPQDVESAHFEEIDAHAGASRIPILFCGPLLHRLGQAFIPDLGGCRIGDRPIDFHLDALRKFGAVVEKQPSGIRLSAPRGLHGANIHLPYPSVGATEQVLLTAVRAAGTTELRNAAIEPEIMDLIAVLQKMGAIISYEPNRVILIEGVDSLRGYDHRAIFDRNEAASWAAAALATDGEIFVGGAKQQEMLTFLNVVRKVGGDFDIREDGILFRRGGELRGVTVETDVHPGFMTDWQQPLIVALTQAHGRSVVHETVYENRFGFTQALVKMGAQISVYPNGLQEGPRRVPRRSLEQAAVIDGPTPLHGADITVPDLRGGYSHVIAALTAEGESVVRNIGIIRRGYADFLDKLSALGADFDVIG is encoded by the coding sequence ATGACACTCCTCGGCGAGACGATCAGCACGAACGGCGCGAAGCAGGAGGGGGAGATCCTCTCGATCCGGGGCGGCCAGCCGCTCTCGGGAACCGTTGAGGTGAAGGGCGCGAAGAACCTCGTCACGAAGGCGATGGTCGCCGCGCTCCTCGGCGAGGAGCCGAGCGTGCTGCGCGATGTCCCCGACATCAGCGACGTGGCGGTCGTGCGCTCGCTGCTGGAAGTGCACGGCGTGCGCGTGGACGAGGGGCCCGAGCGGGGTTCGCTGCGGCTCGACCCGCAGGACGTCGAATCGGCGCACTTCGAGGAGATCGATGCGCACGCGGGCGCCTCCCGCATCCCCATCCTGTTCTGCGGGCCCCTCCTGCATCGGCTGGGGCAGGCGTTCATCCCCGACCTCGGCGGCTGCCGCATCGGCGACCGCCCGATCGACTTCCACCTCGACGCGCTGCGCAAGTTCGGCGCGGTCGTCGAGAAGCAGCCGAGCGGCATCCGCCTCTCCGCCCCCCGCGGCCTGCACGGTGCCAACATCCACCTGCCCTACCCGAGCGTGGGTGCGACGGAGCAGGTCCTGCTCACCGCGGTCCGTGCCGCCGGCACCACCGAGCTGCGCAACGCCGCGATCGAGCCTGAGATCATGGACCTCATCGCGGTGCTGCAGAAGATGGGCGCGATCATCTCGTACGAGCCCAACCGCGTCATCCTCATCGAGGGGGTCGACAGCCTCCGCGGCTACGACCACCGCGCGATCTTCGACCGCAACGAGGCCGCCAGCTGGGCCGCCGCGGCCCTCGCGACGGACGGCGAGATCTTCGTCGGCGGCGCGAAGCAGCAGGAGATGCTCACGTTCCTCAACGTCGTGCGCAAGGTCGGCGGCGACTTCGACATCCGCGAGGACGGGATCCTGTTCCGACGCGGCGGCGAGCTGCGCGGCGTCACGGTCGAGACGGATGTGCACCCCGGCTTCATGACCGACTGGCAGCAGCCGCTCATCGTCGCCCTCACGCAGGCCCACGGACGCTCGGTCGTGCACGAGACGGTCTATGAGAACCGATTCGGCTTCACCCAGGCGCTCGTCAAGATGGGCGCGCAGATCAGCGTGTACCCGAACGGTCTGCAGGAGGGCCCGCGTCGCGTCCCGCGTCGTTCGCTCGAGCAGGCGGCGGTCATCGACGGGCCCACCCCGCTCCACGGCGCCGACATCACGGTTCCCGACCTGCGAGGCGGATACAGCCACGTCATCGCGGCTCTGACCGCCGAGGGCGAGTCCGTCGTCCGCAACATCGGCATCATCCGCCGCGGCTACGCGGACTTCCTCGACAAGCTGTCGGCGCTCGGCGCCGACTTCGACGTCATCGGCTGA
- a CDS encoding 1-acyl-sn-glycerol-3-phosphate acyltransferase — MARARRRRVDPEKSGITVFRALAGIVLPLVGLLAKIEIQGEENLPEEGPYVLAPNHYSEFDPLVVCVALWRLGRAPRFMAKESLFRIPVVGWALRVTGMVPVPRAASSVAAKHTLDTARHLVERGAGITVYPEGTLTRDPDMWPMRGKTGAARLAMAGDIPLIPAAHWGVQEIMPRYGKLRLWPLRKRVTFAFGPALVIDEQAREHPNQTTEQSRVTAQLMDEIAELLAGIRNEPAPATRWNPNDHGQRETGRLEPEN; from the coding sequence ATGGCCCGCGCACGGCGTCGCCGCGTCGATCCGGAGAAGTCCGGCATCACGGTCTTCCGCGCGCTCGCGGGCATCGTCCTCCCGCTCGTCGGGCTGCTGGCAAAGATCGAGATCCAGGGCGAGGAGAACCTTCCCGAGGAGGGGCCCTACGTCCTCGCACCGAACCACTACAGCGAGTTCGATCCGCTCGTGGTCTGCGTGGCCCTGTGGCGGCTCGGCCGCGCACCGCGCTTCATGGCCAAGGAGAGCCTGTTCCGCATCCCCGTCGTGGGCTGGGCGCTGCGCGTGACCGGAATGGTGCCGGTGCCGCGCGCCGCGTCCTCGGTCGCCGCGAAGCACACCCTCGACACCGCTCGGCACCTCGTGGAACGCGGCGCGGGGATCACGGTCTACCCGGAGGGGACCCTCACCCGCGACCCCGATATGTGGCCCATGCGCGGCAAGACCGGTGCCGCGCGGCTCGCGATGGCCGGCGACATCCCGCTGATCCCGGCGGCGCACTGGGGCGTGCAGGAGATCATGCCGCGATACGGGAAGCTGCGTCTGTGGCCCCTGCGCAAGCGCGTCACCTTCGCCTTCGGCCCCGCGCTCGTCATCGACGAGCAGGCGCGTGAGCACCCGAACCAGACGACGGAGCAGTCTCGCGTCACGGCGCAGCTGATGGACGAGATCGCGGAGCTCCTCGCGGGCATCCGCAACGAGCCGGCGCCCGCGACGCGCTGGAACCCGAACGATCACGGGCAGAGGGAGACGGGCCGACTTGAGCCGGAGAACTGA
- a CDS encoding NAD(P)H-dependent glycerol-3-phosphate dehydrogenase, whose product MSRRTESAAPRVAVLGAGSWGTTFGKILADGGAQVTMWARRPELATEIRTGRRNSRYLPGINLPRSMTATAELAAAVDGAEQIYLSIPSQALRQNLKGLRALVDRGDAPIVSLMKGVEKRTGMRMSEVIEQELRCDPARIAVASGPNLALEIAQEQPTAAVIASTSLETAEAVARRARNHYFRSFVNTDVIGTEFGGVLKNLIAVAIGIVDGVGYGENTKASIITRGLVEMTDFAVANGAQPETLQGLAGLGDLIATCQSPLSRNNTAGRLLGQGYSFQDVVDNMQQTAEGLASVGPILQLARTAGIEMPIVEQVKRVLDGTMDPREIAPHLTTDDDTPQGERTQHGQAGSGGALRRALQRALDQLRHGGRGAEGHRP is encoded by the coding sequence TTGAGCCGGAGAACTGAGAGCGCGGCGCCTCGCGTCGCGGTGCTCGGCGCCGGCAGCTGGGGCACGACCTTCGGGAAGATCCTCGCCGACGGCGGTGCCCAGGTCACGATGTGGGCCCGGCGTCCGGAGCTCGCGACCGAGATCCGCACGGGCCGCCGCAACAGCAGGTATCTGCCCGGCATCAACCTCCCGCGGTCGATGACGGCGACCGCGGAGCTCGCGGCCGCGGTGGACGGTGCCGAGCAGATCTACCTCTCGATCCCGAGCCAGGCGCTGCGCCAGAACCTCAAGGGTCTCCGTGCGCTCGTCGATCGCGGCGACGCGCCCATCGTGTCGCTCATGAAGGGCGTCGAGAAGCGCACCGGGATGCGGATGAGCGAGGTCATCGAGCAGGAGCTGCGGTGCGATCCGGCGCGTATCGCCGTCGCCTCGGGCCCCAACCTCGCGCTGGAGATCGCGCAGGAGCAGCCGACGGCCGCCGTCATCGCGTCGACGAGCCTCGAGACCGCCGAGGCCGTGGCCCGGCGCGCGCGCAACCACTACTTCCGCAGCTTCGTGAACACGGATGTCATCGGCACCGAGTTCGGCGGCGTGCTCAAGAACCTCATCGCCGTCGCGATCGGCATCGTCGACGGCGTCGGCTACGGCGAGAACACGAAGGCGTCCATCATCACGCGTGGGCTGGTCGAGATGACCGATTTCGCGGTCGCCAACGGCGCGCAGCCCGAGACGTTGCAGGGTCTGGCGGGCCTCGGCGATCTGATCGCGACGTGTCAGTCGCCGCTCAGCCGCAACAACACGGCGGGGCGTCTGCTCGGTCAGGGATACAGCTTCCAGGACGTCGTGGACAACATGCAGCAGACGGCCGAGGGACTCGCCTCGGTGGGCCCGATCCTGCAGCTCGCGCGCACCGCCGGCATCGAGATGCCGATCGTGGAACAGGTCAAGCGGGTGCTCGACGGCACGATGGACCCCCGCGAGATCGCGCCGCACCTGACGACCGATGACGACACCCCCCAGGGGGAGAGGACACAGCATGGACAAGCCGGCAGTGGTGGTGCTCTTCGGCGGGCGCTCCAGCGAGCACTCGATCAGCTCCGCCACGGCGGGCGGGGTGCTGAGGGCCATCGACCGTGA
- a CDS encoding D-alanine--D-alanine ligase family protein, with the protein MDKPAVVVLFGGRSSEHSISSATAGGVLRAIDRDRFRVIPVGITRDGAFVLEEDDPAKFTLDPHRLPEVVDNGTRVLWPESAVTRELRVRDASGERSLGDVDVVFPILHGRFGEDGTIQGMLELLGLPYVGAGVLMSAIGMDKHATKSVLKAADVPVVPWVTLTRDALERDRDLWERRVRALGLPVFVKPARAGSSVGVSRVDDLAELDAALEVAFAEDSSVLVEQAVTGREVECGVLPGHAGAPPRVSVAGEIVITGRRFYDFEAKYLDAPGVELVCPAELGDGELAEMQRIAARAFEALGGEGLARVDFFFTGTRFYVNEVNTMPGFTPISMFPKCWIASGMTYPQLVSELIDTALATR; encoded by the coding sequence ATGGACAAGCCGGCAGTGGTGGTGCTCTTCGGCGGGCGCTCCAGCGAGCACTCGATCAGCTCCGCCACGGCGGGCGGGGTGCTGAGGGCCATCGACCGTGACCGCTTCCGGGTGATCCCGGTCGGCATCACCCGCGACGGCGCGTTCGTCCTGGAGGAGGACGACCCGGCGAAGTTCACGCTCGACCCGCACCGTCTCCCGGAGGTCGTCGACAACGGCACACGCGTGCTCTGGCCCGAGTCGGCGGTGACGCGTGAGCTGCGTGTGCGCGATGCGTCGGGCGAGCGGTCGCTCGGCGATGTCGACGTCGTGTTCCCCATCCTCCATGGGCGCTTCGGCGAGGACGGCACGATCCAGGGGATGCTCGAGCTGCTCGGGCTTCCCTACGTCGGCGCCGGCGTGCTCATGTCCGCGATCGGCATGGACAAGCACGCGACCAAGAGCGTCCTGAAGGCCGCGGACGTGCCCGTGGTGCCGTGGGTCACCCTGACGCGCGACGCGCTCGAGCGTGACCGCGACCTCTGGGAGCGCCGCGTCCGTGCCCTCGGGCTGCCGGTCTTCGTGAAGCCCGCCCGTGCCGGCTCGAGCGTCGGCGTCTCCAGGGTGGACGACCTCGCCGAGCTCGACGCGGCGCTGGAGGTGGCGTTCGCCGAGGACTCCTCGGTGCTGGTCGAGCAGGCGGTCACGGGGCGCGAGGTCGAGTGCGGCGTGCTGCCGGGCCACGCGGGCGCACCGCCGCGCGTGAGCGTCGCCGGAGAGATCGTCATCACGGGACGCCGGTTCTACGACTTCGAGGCGAAGTACCTGGATGCACCCGGTGTGGAGCTCGTGTGCCCGGCGGAGCTGGGCGACGGCGAGCTCGCCGAGATGCAGCGGATCGCGGCGCGCGCGTTCGAGGCGCTCGGCGGCGAAGGTCTCGCGCGCGTCGACTTCTTCTTCACCGGAACCCGGTTCTACGTCAACGAGGTCAACACGATGCCCGGCTTCACGCCGATCTCGATGTTCCCGAAGTGCTGGATCGCCTCCGGGATGACCTATCCCCAGCTGGTGTCGGAGCTCATCGACACGGCGCTCGCGACGCGCTGA
- a CDS encoding DUF3515 family protein — translation MSRSRVGVFAVLLTAAVAVTGCSTTVSLPTPTDANDPLCAQVTAYLPGTLDGQPRRWTDAQATGAWGDGETTIIVSCGVAVPAASELPCQTVDGIDWLIDDSEAPHYRFTTFGRTPAVEVYVDYDKVSAFSALDALSSLVSKLPKDGECTARPGATPGPTA, via the coding sequence GTGTCCCGCTCGCGTGTCGGCGTCTTCGCCGTGCTCCTCACCGCCGCGGTCGCGGTGACCGGCTGTTCCACCACGGTGTCCCTCCCCACGCCCACGGATGCGAACGATCCGCTGTGCGCGCAGGTCACCGCCTACCTGCCGGGGACTCTCGACGGTCAGCCCCGCCGGTGGACGGATGCGCAGGCCACGGGTGCGTGGGGCGACGGCGAGACGACGATCATCGTCTCCTGCGGCGTCGCCGTGCCGGCGGCATCCGAGCTGCCCTGCCAGACGGTCGACGGGATCGACTGGCTGATCGACGACAGCGAGGCCCCGCACTATCGGTTCACCACCTTCGGGCGGACCCCGGCCGTCGAGGTGTACGTCGACTACGACAAGGTCTCGGCGTTCAGCGCGCTCGACGCGCTGTCATCGCTCGTGAGCAAGCTGCCGAAGGACGGCGAGTGCACGGCGCGACCGGGAGCCACCCCCGGGCCGACCGCCTGA
- the thiL gene encoding thiamine-phosphate kinase — translation MQERTVGEAGEAEVLRIVLAGVGPSRAEVGPGDDAAVIALPTDRLVATTDTLVHGPDFRLAWSSGRDLGWKAAAVNLADVAAMGARPVALLVALAMPDDTPLGFVADLAEGLRDACAALAPMCAVEGGDLTASDTLTIAVTALGALDRPAVRRSGARIGDTVALAGEAGPAARGLRLLFDRFRDAAGTPVPIDLTTLTEAERADVARQLRPHPPIDAGPRAAAAGATAMMDVSDGLVLDATRLADASAVTLSLETEALGPDPDVALAGGEDHGLLATFAPGAVLPVGFRRIGAVRVRGADAVIVDGRPYRGRGGWDPYSDWDAVRG, via the coding sequence GTGCAGGAGCGAACCGTGGGCGAGGCCGGTGAGGCCGAGGTCCTCCGAATCGTCCTGGCGGGCGTCGGCCCGAGCCGAGCGGAGGTGGGGCCGGGTGACGACGCGGCGGTGATCGCTCTGCCCACGGATCGTCTCGTCGCGACGACCGACACGCTGGTCCACGGGCCGGACTTCCGGCTCGCCTGGTCCAGCGGCCGCGATCTCGGCTGGAAGGCGGCGGCGGTCAACCTTGCGGACGTCGCCGCGATGGGCGCGCGCCCCGTCGCTCTCCTCGTCGCGCTCGCGATGCCCGATGACACACCGCTCGGCTTCGTGGCCGACCTCGCCGAGGGCCTGCGCGATGCGTGTGCGGCCCTCGCGCCGATGTGCGCCGTCGAGGGGGGCGATCTCACCGCATCCGACACCCTCACGATCGCGGTCACGGCGCTCGGGGCGCTCGACCGTCCCGCCGTTCGCCGCTCCGGAGCCCGCATCGGGGACACGGTCGCGCTCGCGGGGGAGGCGGGCCCCGCCGCCCGCGGGCTCCGGCTGCTCTTCGACCGCTTCCGGGACGCGGCGGGGACGCCGGTCCCGATCGATCTCACCACGCTCACGGAGGCCGAGCGGGCGGATGTCGCCCGACAGCTCCGGCCGCATCCGCCCATCGACGCGGGGCCGCGCGCAGCCGCCGCAGGGGCGACCGCCATGATGGACGTCTCCGACGGCCTCGTGCTCGACGCCACGCGTCTGGCCGACGCCTCCGCCGTCACCCTCTCGCTGGAGACGGAAGCGCTGGGGCCAGATCCGGATGTCGCACTCGCGGGCGGCGAGGACCACGGCCTGCTCGCGACGTTCGCACCCGGGGCGGTGCTGCCGGTGGGCTTCCGGCGGATCGGCGCCGTCCGCGTGCGCGGCGCGGACGCGGTGATCGTCGATGGCAGGCCGTACCGCGGACGCGGCGGCTGGGACCCCTACTCGGACTGGGACGCTGTGAGGGGCTGA